ATtgtattcttgtttttaaaaagttttgcttttcctgatttcaaaagaaGTAGagtcattttagaaaaaaatggaaaacccagaaaagcacagaaaagaaaaaataataaattaccaGTAATTGTTCTACCACAGAAATAAcctcaatttatattttaaagtttatctttctagttttgctttttcctagCAACtgcaattttttattttggtctttGTGCTAGTCTCCTCAGATAAAGGTGTGTACAGGAATCTTACATAATAGAGATCTAAGATATGAGATCTCTACCTACCCCTCCCCTCTCTTTCATGATAGAAGCTacttctgatctttttttttttggtcatatctGGACTTGGTATACAGAGTTGGTGACTAAAGGATACaagtttatatttttgacagaatCAAAGAAACCAGGGGAAAactttttttcagataaatattttaataaaagtatcacacaaagttgtatatatatatatacatacaactaTTTACAAACATGCAAGCATATGTACAAACACTAGAAAGGAATACACAGGAAATAATATGTGTTAGGATactgaaattctttttcttttaaattattttgtaattattttacacCAAGGCAGGACTATTTTAGTTTCAGAGAATCTTGTATAAATGTATTTGTTCAAGAGCTTCTCTGTCAATATCCTTTTCTGGGAATACATCATAGTTCAGCGGTATCTCTTCAACCCAAGGAGATAACTGTATATTaacctgaggaaaaaaaattgttcatattataaacaaatatgaaaattacAGAATGAACCTACTCTTTTCAATTTCAAGAAATCAGATTTATATTACAGTGAGAGGGACTAAGTTCTACACGGTGCCACATGAACAGTTCTTTGTCATAGTAAATGGCAGGCCTGTAGATTCAGGGACTTAattaatttaccttgatttgggAACTTGAAAGGATAAAGAACATATACAATAGAGTAATTATTTTAATGTAACTAGTTTAATAAACTAGCTTAAACAATAAAGGATTAAAACAACAATGGGAGTACACAGAGAAACTTCGTATACACACAGTGATGGTGCTAACAAGTTGCATGAGAGGAGCTAATCTCCCTCTATAACCTTCATCAGGCTCTTCCCTTCACATTGCAAACTTGGGTCTCGCAGACAGAAATTCTTGAGCCACCAATGGATATACCTACTTAAAGAAGTTTCATTAAATCAGAAAGTAATAATGTTATTCAAGAATTCATATGTAAGGactctttcaaaaacattttacttTGGTAACTGAAAATCACTGAATTATTTCAATACATATAAACATTATAAATTGGAGAGCATGTATTTTACAAGGTGTGTTTTTATGAGTATGGCAAAGTACGGCAGAATCACACCACTCACGGGGTAGAGATCTCAAGGGGAGGGAACTGGGGATATTACCATCATGTATTCATGTATCTCTGGATTATTTCTCCTGTTACGGTAAACATGACTGTAATTTAGATGACTGACAACAATTTTTGAAGAAGGTATTATTCATGattgtttagtttctttttttgtttgtttgtttagtttcttaaaggaagaaataagataCTTAAATTTTGCAGTGATTATATGCAATGGAAGCACtatgaaagaaaatgataatatgATTCTGTATTAAGAAATGCTATAATATCTCATCCAGGAGTCTCAAAGggctttacaaatattaactaaCCTTTAAAAAAGAGTCATTTTATTGGGATGAATCTTATTATTAACTATCAACCTTATTTTGTATGGAGAATCTGAGGAATAGAGAAGCAGCTTGAGCAAGACTCCAAACTGACCTAGAAGCTAAACTGTGTTCAGGATATGGCCTCCAACCCACTTACTGGAGAAAAAGTTATGATGTGGGTGTTTTTAAGTCTCTTACAAATACTTAATAGCATTTGTTAACCTAAAACTGTAACTCCACAGTTAGAAActcgtgcccatcgagtcggtgatgccatccagccatctcatcctctgtcgtccccttctcctcctgcccccaatccctcccagcatcagggtcttttccaatgagtcaactcttcgcatgagttggccaaagtattggagtttcagcttcagcatcagtccttccaatgaacacccaggactgatctccttcaggatggactggttggatctccttgcagtccaagggactctcaagagtcttctccaacaccacagttcaaaagcatcaattcttcggcgctcagctttcttcacagtccaactctcacatccatacatgaccactggaaaaaccatagccttgaccagatggacctttgttggcaaagtaatgtctctactccgctgtgattcatggggtcgcaaagagtcggacacgactgagcgactgaactgaactgagttagaAAAATTAAGTGGAGAAGCAGAGGTATCTAGATCAGGATGAGAATGACACTCTCAGAGCTCTGGAGGAACGTGAATAAACCACAGAACAGTTCTTCAGCCATAAGGTTTTGCTACTCTTTCTAGTGTTGTCACTGTGTTCAGACTGAACATTTCTAGAATAGTGTAACAGCTATCAGAAAAGAGCAGGAGAAAAGTTTTGACAATaaaaatgctgggaaagaagcTTACATACCTGAAGACCCGAGAGAGAATCTTCCAGGCCTGGTACTGTCACCAATAACGACCCTTGTTTCCTTACATTATGGCAGATATATTCCCAGGCTCTGTAACACATTAAAAACTTCTGTGTTAGGGTTTGCCAGAcactggatattttttaaaaatgatgacaaAAGCATATGCAGCATAGGTGATATCTAGAAATCCAGATGGGCAAAAACGTTAGCCTGCAGGGAACAGAGCTGCGGCAACGTACTAGTAATTGGTAAAGTCAGTTCCTTAAGGGATGTTGGCAAAATTGTGGAGTTACAATACTGAGAGAGATTTAACAAGATGGGGGATTAGGGTTAATACAAGCAATTGTGAGTAAGACCACAAAGAAGTTTTCAGAACTGAtacagatgttaaagctggatcaTGGTTAAAGCCTCTTCAATTCTTTATGATCTGTCAAACTTCCCACAGAATGGAACCGAGCTGAGGGGAGTGGGTGGGAAAGAGTCATGGAGAAAAGCCACAGAAGCCAGAAAACAAGCAAAGGCTAATAATTAGAACATAATATGTAGATCTTTTAATATAACATCAAGAGTGCAATCATCCTTTATTTGGCTGTCAGAAATACTCAGCGGAAAGCCTTGTGGACAATGTGATGCCTGAGAAGTTCAGTGTGATCAGCTAGGTTTAAAGCACAGAGGCAGgccatgtgcatgtgtatgtgtcagAGGGCAGTATTTGACCAGTTGTGATTAGCCTGTAGTGCAGACACGAATGGGATTTCTACACTGCATGAGGAGTACCCCCCACTGGGGGCAGGAGTCAAGCAGAGCAAGAAGTGCACGCCTTGCAGTGGGGCAGGTGGGCGGCTGTGTTGTTTGCACTCACTTTGGTTCTAGCAATGGCTATTGGGTGTAGTCCATTCTGGAGCTTATTAGGCAAAATGATAACAAATGTTCTTTTTCTCAGGTTAGATCTAAAACCAACTAGCAGTGTTTGATAATAATTATCGCTGTGCTTGGGCTAGAGCTGTCTGTTGTTTTGATGCAGTTCCCTAAAAATGATGTTTTTTCAAGTCTGTTTAGTAAGACTGAAGAAGCTGATTATATTAGCACAATTGGCcatggctctaaaaatagcacttgctGCTTCTGAGAAGTTGTCATTGCAGTAGTTGTATAGGTTTTACTTACTGAAAAAATACACAGAGGTACCTTTTAAACTAAGACTTACTCTACTTGCTACAATATAGAATAATACAGGTAAATGATCAGTTCTGTCAGAATGATTCTAATATCAGAATGCTTTATCTTCTAAACTTTCTCCTGTGTATTGTCATTCATGAAGATAATtatctatatttaaaattcattgcACTTGACtaatttggagaaatgactgaacACACGGGGTCAATGTGAGTCATGCAGAGTTTGCAAATGAATTTTCCAAGACAGCACAAGCATGCAGCAGTTCCAGCATCAAGTTGACCAGTAATATCTGTCATTCTTCAGCATTTAAAATCTTCCTTTATGAATCTTCCAAGAGTTTAAGgtgcttttctcttttaacttCTTATAAtattggtattatttcattctctaaCCATTATTTAACGTTTTGACTACTGGTCATGAACTTGAAAAGGTAAAAAGCTACACAAACTTTGTCCACTGGAAATTAAGTTTAAAGAGTGCACTATGGTTAAAACAACTTTGTTCATGTTATGTTTCTGGTCTTTACCCTGTGAACAAGAAATCATCACCTGTTCTGACTGCACTTTGATGATATGATTAGCTTTCTGTTGAACAAGTTTCTTTATAAACAATTTACATTGATAATTTTGTACTGATCTTAACCTAGAAGTAatagatgtgtgcatgtgtgtgtgtgagagagaaagagagcgagagaaagagagagggtgaGGGGATAGCAGATAGAGGTTTGGTCATTCAAGATTCTGCTCCATATTAACTGTTTATGGTCTATAATTATGTACCTTTTTATTTCTAAGCAGTAGAAATCTCCCTGATGCACTAATACAAACATGAATGTAATGCCCTTTCATACATATGGAAAGGTGCTTTCTTGTATCTAGAGTTACATATGTCATTATGATAAATAAGTTAGTAAGCCTAACTGACCAGAAAATCATTGTCTTGGACTGTAATAATTTTCTAATTAGAGGAGCCTGTAAGTCCTGATGAGAAGTCAGAAAAGTCACAGGAAactccctgtggtccagtggttaggattccatgctttcactgcctagAGCATGGGTaagatccctgcttggggaactaagatcccataagcaaTGTAGTAGTGtggtcaaaaattaaaaaaaaagaaacacaaaaaactgATCACAGATTTGCTAATTTTTCTATTGCTTAAATAGTGGAATAAAGTCTAGGAACCTACTATAACTAtcttaagaacattttaaaaatttggtaaTTATTCATTGTTTTTTAGGTGAATATTCTTATATCTTGTTCTATAGTCATTTATGGGCAGCAGTTAAGTCCCATCATTCTGTGACAGGACAGCAAAAGgacatgtattttttcaaagaaaagaaaactgaggcaaaaaaaaatttaagacccACTGGGAACTGATAATTAACTTCTTGCATCCCTGACTGCGAAGAAAAAGCTTGGGTCATgacaccattttctttttttttttttaattaattaatttattttaattggaggctaattactttacaatattgtacttgtttttgccatacattgcatGACACCATTTTCTATCTCCTGAAAATCAGATGTAATATTTTACAAGGTTAGACAaccaaagtttatttttattttcactaagaCATAACAGATTTTCTTATTAATATAATCTCCTGAGAATTGAGGTCATTTCTAAAAAGTTTAATATCACTTCAGGGCCTCAAGTTCAATTTGTGGTAGGGGAACAAAGGTCCTACAAGCCTGGCcatgccaaaataaataaataaataaataaataacatacctGGCCTGTTCTGTCTCATTAAGAAAATATTCGAAGACATTATTCATTATAATAACATCAGCATTCTGCAGAAGTAAACCTTGTGTACAAATGTCTGCATGAAGCACCTAAGGAACGAATTAATGTAAGAGGACAGGACACCATGTCACATAACCACTTAAGGAATAGCCGCTCATTCAATGACATTGCGAGGCAGGTGGTAAGGGAGATTCACACTTCTTAAAATGGGAGTACAGTATATTTACTACTACTGCCTTTGAAGATACTTAATATCTAATAAAAACCATAAACTtgtgaaaactttattttttagatagaATTATTTACATAGTCATAATTACACTCTCTTCACTCCCAATTTAGAGCTTGTTCTACTGTATCAGTAGTTATGAGTCAAAGGAActaggttcaaattctggctgCATTATCAACTAGGTTTATACATTTGAGTAGTCAAATGTCTTCATAAATAAAATGGAGTAATATCCATCCTGATTCACAGAATCAAATGGGACTAagtaaagtttaaaaagtaatttgtaaAATGTTAATACAAATGTGTTAACtggccttgtctgactcttcatccAAAATTTACTTGAATATATTATCTATccaagaaagcaaacaaaacaatttagaaaattaaatacCTCAAAAAATTAGCTTAGACTATAATCAACAAGTTTTGTAGAACACAGGCAAGATAacaagaagaaatatttattttctcaagagCAAAgcaaattaacttttattttaaaagaagagaaaaagttttttgtattatatgatttttttcctaaaaagcaCTTAGtcttacaaataaataatatgcagaggtgtttttcagaatgtttaaatCTTGATTTCTAAttaagttgatattcctcttatTTATGTGATTTATTATGTAACAGCAGTGTGTATTTGTTCACTAAATATGGAATAGTGAGAAAAATCTATAAATTTAATATTGGACAATGAATTCTCTTTGATCACTTGCCTCTCAATTTATaacatgagaggaaaaaaaggaaggatgaaaggaggaagagaacaaAAAGTTTTCCTTCTATAAAAAGGTGAAGACTAGATTCTGAATCTTACTAAGGTACACCTTTGAATATTAGATTGAACTGAACACCAGAAATCCTTAGATACCCAGTACTTCTGTGCACTGCCATTAGAAGTGTAGGATCACTAGTGAAATGATAAGGATTATGGCATTAACCAAAAAACTTCCTTTCCCCTTTCTGGTTATTTTTCCCCTTACCTATAACAAACAGAAAATTACTGTCACAGCCCAACTCAGGGCATCATCCTCCCATGAACTGTTAGTCTGTGGTACCCATAATTCCTCTTGCAAATTtataaaagaagataaagaacTGTGAGCATTACTCAATCTTTTTGCTTACTTTCAACATTCAGGGTTTAATTAAACACACATCTGACAACatgaagatatttaaaattgCTGCTAACAAAACTATAGTTGATAtgaagaaaactaagaaaaaaattctactttCTAATAAAAttggggaggaagagaaaagtgTGAGTGGAACATAATGATAATAATTCATCTTCATTATTAATGTTATAAAACATTAACTCAATCTATTTCTATAGAACAGCAATGAAGGATAGATTCAAATATTTTCCAACTCCAGTAGAGAAGAAAGTTGGCTAAATTTGCTACACAATGgctaagagaataaatattttaaaaagtaccttTATTCTGTCAGTGAACTGATACTTTTTTATGATCATTTCCTGCAATTGGCAAAAGTCTCCATTCAGTTCTACTCCATACAGTTGTGATGCTGAACTGTAAAGATAACCCTAAAATATGAAGACACATGATGCAAAAGAATTAACTTTTAgttgtgggtttatttctatttgaaattttaaaagtcaaactttaaaaaagaattcaataaactaaaaataaaagtaaagataaataacattatataatttatgtaaaacAACTTCAAGAACTTAGACTCTTACTCATCAAGACCTCAATTGTAGTTTATTAATTTCcattatttaaaagtaattttatcttatttatcaaATATTACTATTTTAAGCCCTCCCTTTACGTATATTTGTAGAAGAAtacattttttccaaataaagg
The window above is part of the Dama dama isolate Ldn47 chromosome 13, ASM3311817v1, whole genome shotgun sequence genome. Proteins encoded here:
- the LOC133068112 gene encoding uncharacterized protein LOC133068112 isoform X5, with product MLSSEHLALQKIQQQPEPTVHVDAFLYDEDFIDSLCEEGKMSRNYCMVCGSHRTAPLGFISHSFSLMELKFIYHHVLPDLSGKVLVDVGSRLGTVLYGVKSSLGTQSTLGNTFFSYWQQFCLPPSKGYLYSSASQLYGVELNGDFCQLQEMIIKKYQFTDRIKVLHADICTQGLLLQNADVIIMNNVFEYFLNETEQARAWEYICHNVRKQGSLLVTVPGLEDSLSGLQVNIQLSPWVEEIPLNYDVFPEKDIDREALEQIHLYKIL